The DNA sequence AAGCCTTGGAGAGACGATAAGAGCGGTGTTTGAAATCGCGGGGTTTGCTCGTGACTAGCAATGGCCACTCACCTGTTGCCCTTCTTGCCTCCGGCGGGATGGACTCAACTGTACTAGCGTACTGGCTTGCGGATCGCGGTTTTGAGGTTTTTCCATTCTTTATTGATTACGGGCAGCACTGCGCTGCTGTTGAACTCAGCACTGCGCGTGCCGTGCTCCCGCCGGGCGTTGCGAATAGGATCGAGGTGTTGCATCTGGGCGACGTTTTTCGTGCGTCCGAGTCACTATTAATCTCCGAGGTCAATCTGTGGGAGCGAATCGTTTCTGCGGATGACTTGATGCTGCCATATCGGAACCTGCTTTTTTTGATTGCTGGTTGCGCACGGGCAGCGACGAGAGGATTCGCACAACTCTACTCCGCATTCATTAACAGCAACCACGCAAAGGAGATTGATGCTGGTCGCCAATTTCTGGATGGGGTGAGGAGTCTTGCTCTGGGCGTTGGTGGCGTTAGCGTGGAAATGCCTTTCCGCGACATGTCGAAAGCAGATGTTGCGCGAATTGGCGTAAAGCTTGGGGTCCCCATTGCCCTAACCTACTCATGTCAGGTCAATTCTCGATCTCACTGCGGGGCTTGTCCGAATTGCGTTGACAGGTTGGGTGCCCTTGGAGCGATAAATGAGAACTGAAGTTTCCATTACTGCGGGAGAACTGTGCCGCATGACCGAATGTCTGCGAGCGCTTGCGCCGGTTCTGCCTGTTTTGCCTCCCGTGGAGAGGTATAGGCATGTTGGGGCAACACTTGCAGATGTGGCGCTGCAGGCAGGATTGAACTACGAGAAAGTGGTTCGTCCAAGGGTCGCGACTATTTTGTCTAGATATCCAAACGACAAAACGGTTCGAGGAATCCAGGGAGTGCTCGGTGCCACCTCGGCACATGCTTTGCTTAATTGGAGGCATCCCGAA is a window from the Myxococcus stipitatus genome containing:
- a CDS encoding 7-cyano-7-deazaguanine synthase, producing the protein MDSTVLAYWLADRGFEVFPFFIDYGQHCAAVELSTARAVLPPGVANRIEVLHLGDVFRASESLLISEVNLWERIVSADDLMLPYRNLLFLIAGCARAATRGFAQLYSAFINSNHAKEIDAGRQFLDGVRSLALGVGGVSVEMPFRDMSKADVARIGVKLGVPIALTYSCQVNSRSHCGACPNCVDRLGALGAINEN